A DNA window from Fragaria vesca subsp. vesca linkage group LG3, FraVesHawaii_1.0, whole genome shotgun sequence contains the following coding sequences:
- the LOC101306712 gene encoding uncharacterized protein LOC101306712: protein MRTILVISVIGFVLMVASLQAAANRFVLNERHLAQVKTDPNQGRSAEVLSGGAKDQSQSQPRTTNKGSSNSDAKHDVQADDNANESYGNKPEQELNSMGQISKLQILEWRVFDFIRILDGNQLLLCMCVCIEPFMLFC, encoded by the exons ATGAGGACCATACTTGTCATAAGCGTTATCGGCTTTGTGTTGATGGTGGCATCTCTGCAAGCTGCTGCTAATCGGTTTGTTCTGAACGAGCGTCACTTGGCTCAGGTCAAGACCGACCCAAATCAGGGTCGAAGCGCTGAGGTTCTTAGTGGCGGTGCAAAAGACCAGTCCCAGTCTCAGCCCCGGACCACAAACAAGGGTAGCAGCAACAGCGATGCTAAGCATGATGTTCAAGCCGACGACAATGCAAATGAGAGTTATG GTAATAAACCGGAACAGGAACTCAATAGCATGGGCCAAATATCCAAATTACAGATATTGGAATGGCGCGTGTTTGATTTCATCAGAATTTTAGACGGTAATCAGCTTTTACTATGTATGTGTGTTTGTATTGAACCGTTTATGCTATTCTGTTAA
- the LOC101300326 gene encoding uncharacterized protein LOC101300326, which translates to MRTTLTFVVIVAFVLISASLHSNAKRLTLKENHRQLLTDDRRQSETNAVPTAGVDSKDTKVDGVADQSKGSGDSRKSTGGSSSTGTKATNNDEDDDVNSAYKHYGGTGSNSDSSTDTHRYYSVDDRTGSGSNDDGRKPKH; encoded by the coding sequence ATGAGGACTACCTTAACATTTGTGGTGATCGTGGCCTTCGTCTTGATTTCTGCATCTCTGCACTCAAATGCAAAAAGGCTGACTTTGAAAGAGAACCACCGTCAGCTGCTGACCGATGATCGGCGCCAGAGCGAGACAAATGCTGTCCCGACGGCTGGGGTGGACTCTAAAGACACCAAGGTCGACGGGGTGGCCGATCAAAGCAAGGGTTCGGGGGACTCAAGAAAAAGTACCGGAGGCAGCAGTAGTACTGGTACTAAAGCGACGAACAACGATGAAGATGATGATGTCAATTCGGCTTATAAACACTACGGAGGCACTGGTTCGAACTCTGATTCATCAACTGACACTCACCGTTATTATTCTGTGGATGACCGCACCGGTTCGGGCTCGAACGACGACGGACGCAAGCCTAAGCACTGA